The window cctcttacagacagcatcaggtccaacatgctctttcatctgttgccttttgtaaacaacaatctattagtgaagtctcttgcgcACTCTCCAAAGCACTTGCAAATGCTGtgtagctgatatgtctagcatggggcaaagATCCAGTATTTCAATCAAgttctattttaaagtgtttgtatatgacctactctaacaaaccttttcccaatttatctcacaaaaatatatctatatactcaaGGTGCTGGAGCATTCGCACTTTGAGTGCTGTGCTGTCTGGTTATCAGAAGAATATCAATATTTTGGAAGGGGTGGAGAGAATCAGCAGGATGTTCTttcagatttaagatttattgtcagagaacatgcatgaccTCACAAATAACACTGAGATTAATTTTTCCTGTGGGtatggcagaatcaccactaattgttagtgaaaaataaactgtgcatagcataaacatgtaaacaaactgcaatactgagagaacaaaagtagatcaataaagtgcacaagtaagagtccttaaatgagtccctgatggcgtttggtggtggagggggagcagctgaacCTAAACAtgatggtggtgggagtcttgtggtaccgacacctctttcctgatggcagcaacgaaaaCTGAGAGTGTGCTGGAGGGTGTGGATCCTTTATGCTCTCCCATGGCAGCATTTCCCTGGAGATGTACTCgatagtgtggagggttttgtctgtgatgtcctggacccTTGGagggctgggtctttattcttcaGCATGAAGGTGGCTGAGACGTTGTATAAAATAAGGACGGGCAAGGACAAAGTGAACgctcacagtcttttccccagagtAAGAATGCTGGGGGTAGTTGCGTGAGACGGGACCCAGGGGGTCAGAAGGTCACCTGTGAGGCTGCCTGAGTTGGGACGAAgggcctgctctgtgctgtaTGATCCTCAGCGTTGTAGCCTTGCAGCCGGTCACTGGCCAGCTTAGCCGCCACAGAACGCAATGGCAGCTGAACCTTCCCAGAATCCTTTTTCGCTAAGAAAGCACCCTCTCCGAGCCGAGGAGCGAAGGACGCAGGCAGTGACGTCAAATGCGAACGGAGGGCGGGGCTACAACGCAGACGCGTATCTCTCCGTTCGGTGGGAACAGAACCCGCTGACAGTGACGTCATAAAGCGGGGCTGCAGCACTGACGTGGTAAGTGGAAGCCGCGGTCGCTCGCTCGGGAACCCGTTTCTCAGGACCGGCCGCTGCGGCAGGAGGTGGGAAGCCCGGCCAGCCCGTCGGGGCGGGTGCAACGGCGGCCTGGCGAGGCCCCGAGAGAACACGGGCGACCCAGCCACGAGAGGGCGGGCGGCCCAGTTCGGGGAGGGAAGGAGCGCAGGAGGCCCAGCCAGGGGTGGGAGGGCTGGCGGCCCAGTcgggggaggaaggagggtgggcgGCCCAGCCCGGGGAGGGATGGTAGCCGATGTCTGCGGCCGATTAAGTAGTTTCAGGAAGGCGGGCATTCTGGGTAAAGAGGCGGACAGTTGGCAGACTCTGAATTACAAATTGGGGCGGGGGCTCAGGCCAACAGGTCACACATGGAAGACACACAGATGCTGGGCCTCGGCTGGTCTCACCATTTCCACAGGAGGCACCGCTATATCACCGACCGTTCGGCCCTGTGCCCTCACACACGTGGAAAGAACAGAGAAAACCTGCAGTACAGCACAGACCCCAACAAAGTTGGACCAAACATTTCCCTCCCTCGAAGTTACCAGGCTTACCcagagccctctatttttctcagctCCGTATATCTCTTCAAAAGGCCCTATTGTATCCACCTCCAGCACCGTTTCTGGCAGGCCTTCCCACAACTGACATCCCCTCCACcttctccccagcaccttaaacccgtgTCCCCTTGGCAACCATTTTGGTTTAGCCCTGGAAAAAAGCCTGATTATCCACACGATCAATGTCtcttgtcatcttcaaggaataagcaaagtaaaggaaggtgtcagaataaaggctgaagagtggctgggggaggagtccatcAACTAAAGTTCTTAATGGGATATGATAAGAGGTGAGGTGAGAATCAGTttgggctctgtgaaaggagactgggaaaaggggagagctgggggaagggtgatggggaagaagtggggagggggtttaacagaaactggcaAAGTTGTTactaatgctatctggttggaggatgcccagttggaagatgaggtgttgttcctccaatttgtgtatGGTCATGAGCCCAACGACAGACGTGTccgcaagggaatgggatggcgaactgaaatggatggccactgggagatccacactactgAGGCGGATTGAGCCAAGGTGCTTCACAAAGAGATCTCCTggtctgcatccaatctctccgatgTGGAGGAGATCACAacgggagcatcggatgcagattcacaagtgaaatgttgcttcagttggaaggactgtttgggacccaaaatgttggtgaggaACAAGGTGTGGGCATGGGGGTAGGCTCCAAGGGGATGATGTGTTGTAGTGGGTTTTCGTCACTCCGATGCAATCAGTCACAGCACACAAAAACCTCTTTGTTAACTCTTTATTAGGTAGCAGCTACCTGGAAGAGTCCTCTACTGCTGTCACTCTTGAAGCAATCTAGTAGGGTCTCCATCCACCAAGGAGGTGGATCAAGTATTTATACATTCAAGCAAGTTAGAAAAAACTTGTCACTCACAAACTCACGTGATCTAAAAATATAGCATACTCAAAGTAGGACAAGCGGCAACTGCCCCCAACTACCCTGCAGTCTCGTAGATTATACATCAAAGTTGAAAAACATGCTGTTGGAACAAAGAGGCAGTTTATAATATTCAGACTCAGCGAAAACACCAGTCTTGCATTCCTGCACTCTCTGGATTGACTCCCTTCTGGGCAACCAAAGGTGGTTCCAGTCAGTGAGAGGAATTAAAACAGGACTGCTTTTAACCTTTCACTTCTTCCCTAGACAAGATTCTAAAGGTTTCAATATTCTAAGGGTTTTATACATTATTATTTCAGATTGGTGGGGAGGAACGAGacgacaagggagtcacagagggagtggtcctgtAGAAGGGGGTTTCTCGTGGTGGTCTCATGTAGTCAGtgctggaaatggtggaggaggtcaCAAATGGACATAGATGGGAAGGGAAAAGAGAAAAACCGCTGAGGTGATGGGGGTAAAGAGTAACTGATAGGAGTTGGAATGCTGTCTGATTGGAGAGGGCCCAGTCAGAATACAAGgtggtgtttctccaatttacgggtggtctcggAACGgcaccttcccccaccttttcattctgaTCCCTGTctatttttgcttatacctgagcAAGGGCCCAGGCTGGAAATGTTGgtcataaaaacacacagaaatgctataggaactcagctggtcttgcagtgtccattggaggaaAAGGTAATTACCATTGTTTTGGACTTAAGCCCTTCAAGGAGTAGGTTCCCCTttatttcccatggatgctgcgtgagctgagtttccccagcaggtTTTTGTGGAGCCCTCAGCCCCAGCCACTACAGATTTCTTCGTTTAACTCCATTGGTTCCACTCGCCAGTCACACTTTCCCTGTCAGTCAGCTGAGCGAATTGAGAAACACATGCAGATGGATACAGGTCTTGCCAACATCCACATTGTCGAGGAAACCGCTTCAGTTGGGACTGATATTAAAAACAAAGAACTAAATGTAATTCCCAGTAAATAAAACCCTCTGGAAGAACACAattactgtagatgctggaagttTGAGTGAACGATGGGAAGCTGCAGGGAATTAGTGGGTCAGGTCTCATCTAAGGCCAATGTTTCAGTTTGGGACCCTTTACAAAACTCTCATCACCTTTATGATTCAATGAACGGCTCAATTAACGCCTATAGTCCCAACTTTCTGCGTGAGGTGAGAATACAGCCGATAGCTGACCACAGAGACCAAAGTGGCCTGCTCTACTTTGCCGCCTCTCCCTGAGTAATGACATGGGTACACTTGTTTTGCAGGGTGATAAAaggagaggagttgtggatgtggACCAAAGGCAACGTTAGACCCTGTCacgtcagtgaagaggagatgctTGCATGTTTTATTTCTGAGAAGTGATGACAAGCCACAGTGTGACTGGCCGGGCCGTGAGGTTCACCCCACCCCTGAGTGTTAAGAACCTGTGACTGCAAGGAATTTTGGCCAGTTGTGGAAATAGAGTCATGGAGAGAAAGAAGCACATCCTTGAGAGGCTTTGACGAACTGAACAGGAGTGGAggcaaataaattattttcaacaACGCTGAAGGAGTGAGCAATATTTGCCTGTTAAAAGTTAACGATCGTTTTTATGCTTGAAAACCAATATTCTGTCCCAGACTGAGATTTGTGCTTCGGGATTAACTGGACTCGACCTGGAAGTAATTGGGTGAACCCGCAGCAAACACCATGTTCTTTCCACCAATGATTTGGTGCATCGAGAGAACATCCTAACTGAAGCCTGGTCACTCAGCTGGTGTGAGTGAAGGGGTTCATGCTGCCTTCTGAAATGAGTGCCCCCCAACGGGCTCACACTGGGAAGTGGCCATTCACCTGCTTAGAGTGCGGGAAGGGCTTTGCTCAGTCCTCTAACCTGAAGACCCACCAGCAGATCCACACTGGCGATAGACCCTACACCTGCCCTGAGTGTAGCAAGGAGTTCATTCTATCCTCAGACTTGCTGACCCACCAGCAGGTCCACACTGgcaagaggcccttcacctgccctgagtgtggcaagggATTCACTAAGTCCTCTCGACTGAAGACCCATCAGAGGGTTCACACCGGCGAGAAGCCCTTCATCTGCcccgagtgtggcaagggcttcacccagtcctcTAGCCTGAAAACACACCGGCGtctccacaccggggagaggcccttcacctgcctcgAGTGCGGCAAGGACTTTACTCAGTCGTCTAAACTGAAGATCCACCGGCGACTCCACACCGGTGAGAAACCCTTCACTTGCCCTGATTGTGGCAAGGGGTTCATTCAATCGTCAGACTTGCTGAACCACCGGCAGGAACACACTGGTGAGAAGCCcctcacctgccctgagtgtggcaagggGTTTAGTCGATCGTCagacctgctgacccaccagcggatccacactggcgaaaggcccttcacctgccctgagtgtggcaagAGCTTCACTCACTCCTGTAGCCTGAAGACCCATCAACGtctccacaccggggagaggccctacACCTGCACTGAGTGTGGAAAGGGGTTCAATCGATCGTCAGACTTGCTGACCCACCTTCAGGTCCACACTGGCGAAAGGCctttcacctgccccgagtgtgggaagggcttcactCAGTCCTCTAACCTGAAGACCCACCGGCGtctccacaccggggagaggccctacacctgccccgagtgcggtATGGGGTTTAATCGATTGCCGGACTTGCAGACCCACCTGCAGTTCCACACTGGTgaaaggcccttcacctgccccgaatgcggcaagggcttcactaAGTCCTCTAACCTGAAGACCCACCAGCGTCTGCACACTGGTGAGAGGCCCTATACCTGCCCCGAGTGCGGGAAGGGCTTCGCTCAGTCCTCTAACCTGAAGTCCCACCAGCGTCTCCACACAGGGGAGAGGCCCTACACCTGCCCTGAGTGTAGCAAGGGGTTCATTCGATCCTCAGACTTGCTGACCCACCAGCAGGTCCACACTGGCAAGTGggccttcacctgccccgagtgtggcaagggcttcactaAGTCCTCTATATTGAAGATCCATCGGAGGGTTCACATCAACGAGAGGCCCTTCATCTGCCCTGAACGTGTGAAGTGCTTCACTCAGTCCTCTAACCTGAAGGCCCACCGGCGTCTCCACACTGGGAAGAGGACCTTTGCCTGCCCCCCAAGTGCGGATGGAggttcacccagccatcccaccTGAAGACCCAccagtgtttccataccagagaGAGACCCTACACGTGCACTGGGTGCAGCAAGGCGTGCTATTGATATCATACTTcctgtg of the Narcine bancroftii isolate sNarBan1 chromosome 4, sNarBan1.hap1, whole genome shotgun sequence genome contains:
- the LOC138761535 gene encoding zinc finger protein 850-like isoform X3 gives rise to the protein MLPSEMSAPQRAHTGKWPFTCLECGKGFAQSSNLKTHQQIHTGDRPYTCPECSKEFILSSDLLTHQQVHTGKRPFTCPECGKGFTKSSRLKTHQRVHTGEKPFICPECGKGFTQSSSLKTHRRLHTGERPFTCLECGKDFTQSSKLKIHRRLHTGEKPFTCPDCGKGFIQSSDLLNHRQEHTGEKPLTCPECGKGFSRSSDLLTHQRIHTGERPFTCPECGKSFTHSCSLKTHQRLHTGERPYTCTECGKGFNRSSDLLTHLQVHTGERPFTCPECGKGFTQSSNLKTHRRLHTGERPYTCPECGMGFNRLPDLQTHLQFHTGERPFTCPECGKGFTKSSNLKTHQRLHTGERPYTCPECGKGFAQSSNLKSHQRLHTGERPYTCPECSKGFIRSSDLLTHQQVHTGKWAFTCPECGKGFTKSSILKIHRRVHTGDRPFTCLECGKGFTKSPHLLRHYRVHTGEKPFTCSECGKGFAQSSNLKTHQRLHTGERPFTCPECGKDFTQSSKLKIHRRLHTGEKPFTCPDCGKGFIQSSDLLNHLHEHTGEKLLTCPECGKGFSRSSDLLTHQRIHTGERPFTCPECGKGFTHSCSLKIHQRLHTGERPYTCTECGKGFNRSSYLLTHRQVHTGERPFTCPECGKGFTQSSNLKTHRRLHTGERPYTCTECGKGFNRSSDLLTHLQVHTGERPFTCPECGKGFTQSSSLKTHQRLHSGVKPYTCPECSKGFIRSSDLLTHQQVHTGKRPFTCPECGKGFTKSSRLKTHQRVHTGERPFICPECGKGFTQSSSLKTHQRLHTGERPFTCPECGWGFTQSYHLITHRRQHTGKRPFTCPPNAAGGSPSHPT
- the LOC138761535 gene encoding zinc finger protein 420-like isoform X1, with amino-acid sequence MLPSEMSAPQRAHTGKWPFTCLECGKGFAQSSNLKTHQQIHTGDRPYTCPECSKEFILSSDLLTHQQVHTGKRPFTCPECGKGFTKSSRLKTHQRVHTGEKPFICPECGKGFTQSSSLKTHRRLHTGERPFTCLECGKDFTQSSKLKIHRRLHTGEKPFTCPDCGKGFIQSSDLLNHRQEHTGEKPLTCPECGKGFSRSSDLLTHQRIHTGERPFTCPECGKSFTHSCSLKTHQRLHTGERPYTCTECGKGFNRSSDLLTHLQVHTGERPFTCPECGKGFTQSSNLKTHRRLHTGERPYTCPECGMGFNRLPDLQTHLQFHTGERPFTCPECGKGFTKSSNLKTHQRLHTGERPYTCPECGKGFAQSSNLKSHQRLHTGERPYTCPECSKGFIRSSDLLTHQQVHTGKWAFTCPECGKGFTKSSILKIHRRVHINERPFICPERVKCFTQSSNLKAHRRLHTGKRTFACPPSADGGSPSHPT